The following nucleotide sequence is from Aspergillus luchuensis IFO 4308 DNA, chromosome 1, nearly complete sequence.
CTCCGGCAAAGGGTTCTCGACAACTATCTGTGGCATGCGAGGCGTGTGGATTTGGCGTATCTCCGTTTGAATATTGTCCCTGTACATTAGGGGCAAAGCAGGGTTCACGGTATGCATAAGAGCTACATCGTCCTGTGCAGCCCTATCTGCCAGCCAAGGGATGTCATGTTGATTGACTTCACAACATGTCAAATAATGTAAATCGCCCCATACTAAGGGGTTGAACCGCGATCTGTTGCGCAGTAGGTTATCAACCAGATACTTTACAGAATTCTTCAAGACATTCAGGCGGTTTTCGAGAAGTGTGATCTCGTCTTGTTGAATGGGCAGTAAGATGAGGTTGGTCTCGGGCTCGAGCACCGGAAGATAGGCATCCCCGCCAGCATTGATGGCGCGGTAGAAGGCAGCCCCACCATCCAAAGAACGGTATGTCTGGTTCCCAGCAATGGAGTTGCCAAGCCACTGCTGATGAAAGGCCTTAGCCATCCACATGTAGATGTCTCTATCATGTGGATCAGCGACggggtggttgaggatgttCATTTCTATCATCCGTTTGTCGAATTGCAGATCTCTATGCTTTCTTTCACAGAGCTCACGGATCTGACCAGGGAGCAAAGCGTGGCCCTCATCCGTCACGTAGTTCCAGCGGCCAACAATGTGAATAATGCCTTCTCGAAATATCGTGGGTGACTGGATTCTTATAGCCAAGTTCACCCAACCGATCGGGTCATTTGAGATAGAATAATACAGCTCCTGCTCGTAGCCCTCCAGTGCTGCGCCGAGGATAGGAAAGATATAATCTCCCGCCTCGATCTCCGACGCCAATTCAGCAACTCTCCAACTGTTGTCAAGAAAGTTTTTTTCCGGTCCATCGTCGTGGAGGATTGGCGGCAGCAAATAAAACATCCTAAAGATGTTCTCCCAGCACCGACGGGTTTTCATAGGCCAGACTGGGATGTAGTCCACAGCCTGAAAGCCCCTGATCTCGCTCGTAAACTGACGGGGCACCTGTAGATGCTCGTTAGAATCCCTGCTGACACAGATATACTCTGATCATCAGGCGTCTACTTGcctggagctggaagacccCGAACTTATGCGCTGCTTCACCAATAAGGTAGAGATTAGAGACGCCTAAATGATCCATCCCCTGGATATGTGGCACTGGTTGGACTTCGTCTGGCTGTCCTAGCAGGCCTCTCAGAACCCTTGAGTGTTCGCAGAGCCGGTTCGAATGTAGAAGATAGCCATCCGGGTGGATGGTGAGCTTAACGTCGCCATCAGGGTAATCTGGAAAATCCAAGACAGACATATTCGATGCAACGGAGTATATTCTCCAGATACTTGTCGCTAAGCAGTGCGAGAAGCAGTCTCTGGAAAGGTgcagaaagagaataaaagAGCATTATATAGCGAGGTGGCCTTGTGAACGACGCCGAGAGACTAGAAGTGACTGATTGCATCGTTGCCTTGAACTTGCTCGGTGCTTCACAATATACCAGTCCAGATCTCTGTTATAGAAGACACAAGTGTTATATGGTGAATGGGTGAAAGAGGCCAACTTCGGTGCGTGTTACAATTCGAAATCACTGGCACAAGTTGGAACAAAAGATAATGTGAGAGGCGGGCTTCCGTATTGGTAGTTgtatataaaagttatataCAAGGAAAGGGCTTTCACTCGGCATGCCGTCACAACCGATACGAATACACAGGTTGTTCCCCACGTATTGGAGCAGGGTACACAATGCGCTGAAGGTAATTGAGATAAGGTGATAGCATCATTACAAGCAGATACTGGCAATGTTGGAGTCACGCTGCTTCAGCAAGATTCTATTACTTACATCAATTAGCTTTCTGTGCATACGGTTCGGAGAGCAAGGCAAGGCATGCAGACAGTCACTTGCGATTGGATAGCGTTATAAGATGCGCGCAGGCAAGGGGTCAAGTACAAGATAACACACTGGCTTGACTTTGTAAGTCGATTATTATACCCTTGGGTCAATGCAAATAACCATCGAAGAACCAGCGAACCACAAAAAATAACGCCGTATATGCTCATATCTACATAT
It contains:
- a CDS encoding uncharacterized protein (COG:S;~EggNog:ENOG410PYEH); the protein is MSVLDFPDYPDGDVKLTIHPDGYLLHSNRLCEHSRVLRGLLGQPDEVQPVPHIQGMDHLGVSNLYLIGEAAHKFGVFQLQVPRQFTSEIRGFQAVDYIPVWPMKTRRCWENIFRMFYLLPPILHDDGPEKNFLDNSWRVAELASEIEAGDYIFPILGAALEGYEQELYYSISNDPIGWVNLAIRIQSPTIFREGIIHIVGRWNYVTDEGHALLPGQIRELCERKHRDLQFDKRMIEMNILNHPVADPHDRDIYMWMAKAFHQQWLGNSIAGNQTYRSLDGGAAFYRAINAGGDAYLPVLEPETNLILLPIQQDEITLLENRLNVLKNSVKYLVDNLLRNRSRFNPLVWGDLHYLTCCEVNQHDIPWLADRAAQDDVALMHTVNPALPLMYRDNIQTEIRQIHTPRMPQIVVENPLPENNPQIGTRRFVSPYAQSLERSPDYSSSQSRSELTYAVHEPDLSSDDSQSSFISPPHWDEEDGSTARTDTENPVILAFDESIQTDPQDLSGGDIDLVNYASPVFMSLNGSVEGHGHNTQHDG